The DNA window GGATCTCTGCCGGCGCTAAACCTCAAAGTCTCTGTTCAAAAATACCACCCTCTTATTTTGACGGTTAAATAAGCGAGTTTGTTGTTTATTTTTTTCGACTCATTACGCACTTATCGGCAAACAAGACAAATAAAGCGGCAATTGTTACTGGCTGGTGAAATAATAATTAACCGATAATTAAACCCTACCACCTGAAAAGTGACAAAATGCGTTAAAATTTAACCTTATCGAGGCTGTCACAACCGTCTTTTCAAAATTATTTGCAAACATTAAAAAATAGTTTTATCATTAAATTCAATAATTTAACTCAATAAGCCTTGCTATTTATCTGGTTTTTGGCTGCTTTAGTTTCTCGCCTTATGATCCAAATCAATTTTTACCCTATACTGCTTTGTTAGTATCTTATTGCGTTGTTTTAACCCTTAAAAGCGAGAGTTAGTGTGAAAGCTGACAACCCCTTCGATCTGATATTACCTGCAGCAACGGCGAAAATCGCTGAAGATGCAGGTGTGTATAAAGCCACCAAGCATCCGCTGAAAACGTTTTATTTGGCGATCACTGCCGGCGTCTTTATTTCAATCGCATTCGTGTTTTATATCACTGCGACTACCGGCACTGCCGGTGTGCCTTTCGGCCTGGCAAAACTGGTCGGCGGCATCTGTTTCTCTCTGGGGTTAATGCTGGTGGTGGTTTCGGGCGCCGACCTGTTCACCTCCACCGTGCTGATTGTCATTGCCAAGGCCAGCGGCCGCATCAGCTGGTGCCAACTGGGCGCCAACTGGCTGAATGTCTATATTGGCAACCTGATTGGCGCACTGTTCTTTGTGGCACTCATCTGGTTCTCTGGCGAGCACATGGTCGCCAACGGTCAGTGGGGCCTGAACGTCCTGCAAACCGCGGATCACAAGCTGCATCACACCTTTGTTGAGGCCGTCTGCCTCGGCATCCTGGCTAACCTGATGGTCTGCCTGGCGGTGTGGATGAGCTACTCCGGCCGCAGCCTGATGGACAAAATGTTCGCCATGATCCTGCCAGTCGGCATGTTTGTCGCCAGCGGTTTTGAACACAGCATCGCCAACATGTTTATGATCCCTATGGGTATCGTGGTTAAAAACTTCGCCACGCCAGAATTCTGGCAAGCCGTAGGGGCAACACCTGAGCAGTTTGCTCATCTGACCGTAAGCAACTTTATCATCGACAACCTGATCCCGGTCACCATTGGCAACATCATTGGTGGCGGCCTGCTGGTTGGGTTGACTTACTGGGTAATTTATCTGCGTGGTGGTGAACAACAGCACTAAGCTGTTAGTTACCGCGCGCCGAGTTAGAACTCCACAAATAAAGGTAGGTGTATAATGACCGAACTTAACGAGAAGTTAGCCAAAGCTTGGGAAGGTTTCAGTAAGGGTGACTGGCAGAATGAAGTCAACGTTCGTGACTTCATCCAGAAAAACTACACTCCTTACGAGGGTGACGAATCCTTCCTGGCCGGCGCAACTCAGGCCACTTCCACCCTGTGGGACAAGGTTATGGAAGGGATCAAACTGGAAAACCGCACCCATGCGCCAGTTGATTTCGACACCAACGTTGCAGCTACCATCACTTCGCACGACGCAGGCTACATTGCCAAAGAGCTGGAAACCATCGTTGGTTTGCAGACTGATGCACCACTGAAACGCGCGCTGATCCCATTCGGCGGCATCAAAATGGTGGAAGGTTCTTGTAAGGTCTATGGCCGCGAACTGGATCCACAGCTGAAAAAAGTGTTCACCGAATACCGCAAAACCCACAACCAGGGCGTATTCGATGTTTACACCAAAGACATTCTGAACTGCCGTAAATCCGGCGTGCTGACCGGTCTGCCAGATGCATACGGCCGTGGCCGCATCATCGGTGACTACCGTCGCGTAGCCCTGTACGGCATCGATTTCCTGATGGCCGACAAGCTGAACCAGTTCAAGTCACTGCAGACCAAGCTGGAAAACGGCGAAGATCTGGAAATGACCATCCAGCTGCGTGAAGAAATTGCTGAACAGCATCGCGCTCTGGGTCAAATCAAAGAAATGGCGGCCAAATACGGCTGCGATATCTCTGGCCCGGCTACCACCGCGCAAGAAGCCGTACAGTGGACCTACTTCGGCTACCTGGCTGCAGTGAAATCCCAGAACGGCGCAGCCATGTCCTTCGGCCGCGTGTCCACCTTCCTTGACGTGTTTATCCAAC is part of the Serratia quinivorans genome and encodes:
- the focA gene encoding Formate channel 1, translated to MKADNPFDLILPAATAKIAEDAGVYKATKHPLKTFYLAITAGVFISIAFVFYITATTGTAGVPFGLAKLVGGICFSLGLMLVVVSGADLFTSTVLIVIAKASGRISWCQLGANWLNVYIGNLIGALFFVALIWFSGEHMVANGQWGLNVLQTADHKLHHTFVEAVCLGILANLMVCLAVWMSYSGRSLMDKMFAMILPVGMFVASGFEHSIANMFMIPMGIVVKNFATPEFWQAVGATPEQFAHLTVSNFIIDNLIPVTIGNIIGGGLLVGLTYWVIYLRGGEQQH